Proteins co-encoded in one Arachis hypogaea cultivar Tifrunner chromosome 11, arahy.Tifrunner.gnm2.J5K5, whole genome shotgun sequence genomic window:
- the LOC112721562 gene encoding uncharacterized protein — translation MFRGIDVDINFNVSDCDEDIKQNIFDSRACSYFWIIIVVPFLRVSCFCVNIFALFMLFSIFVRSHEEKRSAYAPQFGVRKRRSEGGRTLRAQKNVMKCPSCSIDIAEFLQNPEVNRHMMSAIETLLREAEIEESSEVSNDKNNENIETVNDDDGTEVSKHCDSGENVLEEIKDNDLNQPHKRRKGTGDSAIVNSEEQIDVAID, via the exons ATGTTCCGTGGCATTGATGTAGATATCAATTTCAATGTCAGCGATTGTGATGAAGATATAAAGCAAAATATAT TTGATTCTCGTGCTTGCTCATATTTTTGGATTATCATAGTCGTGCCTTTCCTCCGAGTCTCGTGCTTCTGTGTAAATATTTTTGCCTTGTTCATGTTGTTCTCAATCTTTGTCAGGTCCCACGAGGAAAAACGATCTGCTTATGCACCCCAATTCGGAGTGAG AAAGAGGAGAAGCGAAGGTGGGCGCACCTTGCGAGCACAgaagaatgttatgaaatgcCCTTCATGTTCAATTGACATAGCTGAATTTCTTCAGAACCCAGAG GTTAACAGACACATGATGAGCGCGATAGAAACCCTCCTCCGCGAGGCTGAGATAGAAGAGAGTTCTGAAGTGTCCAatgacaaaaataatgaaaatatagagACTGTGAATGATGATGATGGGACAGAAGTTTCAAAGCATTGTGATTCAGGTGAGAATGTCCTAGAGGAGATCAAGGACAATGATTTGAATCAGCCACACAAGCGCAGAAAGGGTACTGGTGATTCAGCTATTGTGAACAGTGAGGAGCAAATCGATGTGGCAATAGATTAG